CTTGCAGAATGGCATCAATCGCACTCAGTTCGCCTTGAAGGAATTGTCTGCTATCTTGCATTTCTCGTAAGTTCAACTGGTTGACTAAAACTTGTCTTCTGGTACGAAGGCGGTGTACAAACCTGGATATTTTCTGAGCGGTTGACGGATCGGACATACGCCATCCCTCCGCCTTCATTGTACGGAACGCAAGAAGGGACGTATACATGGAAATGAACGCTCCTCCTGTCGCGTGGATTACATGGCGGTTTTGAAATCCTGCGCTTGATCTTCCAACGCCAGTAAGATACTGTTCGCGGCTTGCTGTATCCTCGTGCCGCACGCCTTGAGAGCATTCACGGCCTCTTTCCCGCTCCATCCGGCGATGTAAGCGAACGAGTAGTCTGTGGTATCGAGTCCCAGCGCATGAGAAACCACGAATGCGGTCGATTCCGCTTCGAGCTCGATCAGTGGCTTGTGTGCTGGATTTAATGGACCGTTGGTGTGCAAAAGGCCATGAGCCCATTCATGTATCAACGTTTTCGCTTTGTGTGCCTCCGGTAGTGTCTGGACAATCTTGATTTGATTTGTCTCCAAATCGAATTCTCCCCTTGCACTTCCGAGAGACACGACCTCAGAAACCGGATAGGGACAGACTTGAAGCAGCTTTTCGTACAGGTCGCTGTCACCCGAGATAATTTGCGGGCTCTCCACGGTTGGCAACGGCTTGCCATCCGTCTGCGACACGTCAAACACGTACACGATGCGGTAGCCGTAGATGATACGCTTGTTCTCTTCCTCCTGTGACGTTTCTTCGGATTCCTCTCTAGGTATATCCGCCTTGTTTGATTTTTTCTTGAGCAACGGCGCGAATATTTCAATGCCGTGCTCGCCTTTTTTGACGTAGCGGCCCAGCTCCCTCCACGTATTGTATCCCGCTACATAGGTTGCATCGGGCTTCTGACACATGATGAGCAGCGTATTCGAGAAGCTGTAATGGTGAAATGCTGCTTGGAACTGAAGAAACTTGCGCCATTCCTCTGTACTGAGGAGTGTTTCTAGGCCATGCTCCAAGCGCTCCATGGCTGCTTTCACCTTTTCATTCATGGTTCACGTCCCGCTCGATCACCACAAGGGGGAGCCCCCCTGGCGGTGATGAGGGGGGCTTCCTCCCTTCGTATGTTGCTTTCATTACCTCTGTTTTCGTTTCAGAGGTCTCAGATCTCAGAGCAATTCTCTTGCCTTGAGACTGACGAACCGTCCTTCGTCTCCGATGACAATGTGATCCAAAACATCAATGCCTAGAATTTTTCCCGCATCCACAAGTCGGCGCGTCACTGCCACGTCTTCTGGACTTGGCTCGGGATCCCCGCTTGGATGATTGTGTCCCACGATCACCGATGCAGCATTGCTCAGAATCGCGGGTTTAAATACTTCCCGTGGATGCACGATAGAGGAGTCAAGTATCCCGAGACTAACGGTGTTGATCGCGTTGACGATGTGCTTGGCTGATAAGACCATCACTACGAACATTTCACGATCCGCGTTGCCGATGTAACCTCGAAGGATGTTTGCTGCGTCTTCGGCGCACCGGATTAGCCGCGAACCTTCATATTCAAGTGATCGTTCCTTGACGAGTTCTACCCGGACGACGGTGATGGATGACATGTTTGATTTCCTCCCGACCTCCACCCGGACGCACCGGGTGGGGAAGTGTAAGTCCCGGTGCGACGGGTTAAAGGTGAGAAATTTAGCTAGCTTGGCGCTTGGTTTCCGTAGGCGCCGAGGAGCGGGCCACTGTTGCGATAAGGCCTACCCCTTCTTCACCGACAGGACGCAGAAGACACGGCTGTAACGGCCCGTTGAGCCCGATTTCAACCTGTGCGATCCCGTCTAACGCCTTGAGCGCCGCGATCCAATAGTGCACGTTGCACAGGAGCTCCACATCGTCCTTCGTGCCTTGGATCGTCTCCAGGGTTTCCTCGGCGTGACCGTATTGCGTCGACGTGGCGGACACAGTGAGGCCGGACATCGTAAACCGAAACTCGGCTCGCTGATGGTCCGCTTCGGACAGAATCGCCACACGTTCACAAGCCGTAAGAAGCGCCTGGCGCTCGACCACCACGCGATGGGCTGTGCGCTCTGGAATCAGTCGCGCGGTATCTGGATACGTGCCTTCCAAGCCTCGAAGCGCCATGTGAAAGGCATCATCTCCCCACGACACCGTGCATGACGAGGTGCCAAGGGTGAAGGTGACTTCTTCATCGTCATCCGATGCGGGCAACGCCGTGGCCAGTGTGTCGAGCAAGACCGCTGGGATCACCAGCTGTCGGTCCTCGCCGTTCACGTCTTCGCAAGACACGGTGTATTGCGCCAAGCGAAGCGCGTCGGTCGCCACCGCCGACAGATGTCCGTCCGCCAAGGTAAGCTGCACGCCCGTGAGAATGGGTCGTGTCTGACTTTTGCCTGCAGCGTAGCTCGTTCGTCGAATCAGTCGATACAGATGCGGTGCGAGCACCGTGGCGGTGGTCACCTCGTCATCTGCATCACCGTAAGGCTGAAAGAGACGTGGCTGCAAACCCACAAGCTCGAACTTGGTCTTGCCAAACGTGATGACCGTGCGGTCTGTAGTGGTCTCTACTGTGATAGGGCCATTAGCCCGTTTGATTACCTCGTACAGCTCCTTCGCTGGGAGCAAACACGAACCAGACCGCGCAATCTCTACGCTCGAGTCCGTCGCTTCGACGCAGAGCGTGCGTCGAAGGGACATGTCCTCGCTGGAAGCGTAGAAATCCACGCGATCTTCCTCTCGCTTGGCCTCAATCAGCACGTGCTTGAGGACGGCCTTGTTCGTCGAATTCGGCACCACGCGAAGCAGCTGGCGCAGAATTTTCTCGAGATCTCCATGGCGAAAGGTCGCTTTCATGCGTGATTCCCTCCTTCAAATGAAAAAACCAGCCGAGTCCAGAAGGGCGACGTTTTCGTCGGCACTTGCAGGACTTCGCCTGGTTGCAGGGGTTCGTCCGGGGAGATGTGGTTCTGTGCCGCAATGGCATTCACCACATCCCACGGATTGGCCGGACACTTCTCGGCAAGCGACCACAGCGTTTGCCCAGGGGCTACGATGACATTGGTCCAACCCGTGAAAACGGGCGGAACGAAGCGTAGCATGAGCAAACTGATCAAGCAGGTCGCGATGGCGAGCCAGCCGGCATATTGGTTGAGTTTCCGCATGGTCATCCCCTCCGTGGGTGAACTTCACCCACGGGACCCGCCGCCCGAGGGTGATGAAAACCCCGATTGGCGGGTGGGGTTGATGAGGTTAGTGCGCCAAAGCCGGCCGACGGGAACGCTGCACCGTGATGGTGCTCTGCCACTCATCGGCCACGTACACCGTCAGGATGGTGTTCGGCTTCGCCACGACCACATGCACGGGCTTCCCATACACATCGCCGCGCTTCATGCACCGCTTCTTGCTTTCCTGCACCGTCACGCCGAACGTCGCGATTTGCACGACGGCTTCGACGGGTAGGCGGCGTTGGATGATCCGTTTTACGGCGTGTGGGTCAAACACGTAGAGGCTTTTCATGTGGCTCACGCTCCCATTGCTCGATGTCGCCCCGATGTGCGGTGAGCACGTTCGGTAAGGTGCCATCGAGGTAATATTTGAGAATCTGCCGGAGGACGAATTTGTCATCGTCGGATGCGAAGAAGGCAGGAATAAGGCGCATGTCTTATGCTCCCTGTGCTTCTGGCATCTTGGACACGGTGAGCGGACCGTCGGCGACGTACGCCGCGATCACCTGGCCGCTGAACGTCTCGTCCATCAGGCGTTGCACAGATTCGGCGTTATCGACGTAGACGGGCATCGCTTCACCCTTGGCTTGAGCCAGGGCGCGTCCGATCTCGATGTCGCAACGAATCTTCTCCGAGTAGGACAAGAGCCGATAGGGCCGACCCTTCCACTCAATCCGAAACGCCTCGCGAACCTCGCCTGTTTCCTTGTTCACGTCCATCAGGTGGATAGCAACATGGCGGAACAGGCCGTTCAGCTGCTCATGTTGGGCGCGCAGGTACTCGAAGCGAAACTCTTGGAGTGCCTGAAGCCGCTGTTTGAGACCTTCGAGGTGCTCCGCGGTCGCCTGCAAGTCTTCTTGCGCTTGGGTGAAGTGCCCCTTCGCCTGCTCATACGCGCGAAGCTGCGCCGCATAGGCCACTTCGCGGTAGTGTTCATCCTTGAGGCGCGCTTCCATGGTTTGCACGAATTCCACGAGTTCCGGATGTGGAGCGTCGTAGTCCGGCATAGCCTCGAGCTTCGCAATCTCAGCCTGGACTTGGTTCCCCTCGTCGTAGAGCTCCTTCATCTTGGCAAGCGAAGCTTTGCGCTTTTGCGCGATCTCTTGCAAGATGCGAGCCGCCTGATCTTCCGGGAGCGGCTGACCACAGGTATGGCAGTGCGTATCCGCCTGTGGGAGGCTATCGCGAAGTGCTCGAAACGCTCGCCCAAGCGAGTCACGGCGAGCGTACAGGTCGCGCAGGCGCTCCTTTCGGTTCCCCTGCGAGGCTTCGAGCTCCATGAGTTCCCGTTTCGCGGCCTCATATCGAGCGCGTTCCTCATCCGTCACGCTTGGCACGTACGGTTGCGGTTCGCCGCGACGCAGAACCGCCTGATACGCTTGGCATTGCCCTTCAAGTCGCAAGCGTTCCGCTTCGCATTCCTTGATCTCATCGCGCACCTTCTGCATGGCAAACTCAATCGAGTCGAGCCCCATGACAAACTGATCGCGCGCAAGCATCGACGCGTGTACGGACGTCATGCGAGCCAGCACATCTTCTTTCGGGATGTCTGGCACGCAGCGCGAAAGCACGGTCTTCGCTTCCTTCGGCTCCAGGGAGCTGAAGTAGCCGGGGACGAACACCGACAGGAATTCCTGCACGGTGCCGAACCATCCTTCGATTTGGCCGGGCTGTGCGCGTTTGCCGTTCACGAGGAGCGTCGAGCCCTGTCGAGATGCGCGCGTGCGCGAGATGACAACGGACTTGCCGTGAATGAGCCACGTGACAGTGACTGCCATCCGCTTTTCGCCCAAGCGCATGAGCTTTTCATCTTGTTTCTGCCTGCCGGCGATATCGGTTCCAAAAAGACACCAGACGACGGCTTCTGCAAGGGTGGATTTCCCGGCGCCGTTGTGGCCGGAAATGACGGTGATGTCGTGGAACTGGAACGAGGCCTCCGTAAACGAGCGGAAGTTCTCCAGTTGAATGCTGAGGATTTTCATGCAGAATCATCCCTTCCGTGGGTGGTGTGAGATCACACAAGCCCACGGACGATGCCGGGGCTTGTGTGGGAAAGCCCCGCATCGTGCGGGATGTTTGAAGACTTCGTGCTCAGGGTTAATTGTGTCGACTCATCCAGCGCTCGAATTTGCTAAGAAGGCGCTGTTCATCCTCTGATGTTTCATCCATGTCATCCTGGAATTCCGCAATCAAGTTGCAATCGAACCGTGCGGCTTTTCTCCATGCTTGCGGAATGCAAGACGCAATTTGTTCAGCCAATTCCTCATGTTTCATGAGGTAGGAATCGCCATAGGCTTCGCTCACGTAAACCGGGTAATTGTCAAAAGTCACGCCGTTGCGAATAACGGTTTTCAACACTTTCTTATCCTCCATGGATGGCCCTCCGCGTACGGGATTCATTTGAACCCCATTATAGTACAGCGTTGAAGGCCTCATGATTGCTTTCGATGACGACTATGCGGTCCGGGCTCAAGAACCGTGACAATCGTAAAGACGATTCTTCCACCCCGATTTTGTACCGCAATGGCTACCGTAATCCAACGTCCAGAAGCGTCAGTTCCGGTGATGGAGAACACCGGGTCTGGATTTGCATATGGATTAGGACCATGGGGGTACTCATATGCACCGTACATCTCATTTGCAACATTGCGTGTCACAACGTATTGGACACTTTGCTGTGAGATGTTCCGGTCTTCCATCTGCTCTTTCGCGTGTTTCGACCACCTCACTCGTTTCTGAATGAGATGGCGAGCCAGGATATCCGATAGTTCATCCCATAGAGTTTGCCAACGCCGAGACAACTTCGTGCCCACCGTTCAACGGTCCGAGGGTGCCCCCTCTCGCCGTTTGAACGAGAGGGCGCCCCTCCTTCCGTTGTGTGACTAGAACGGTAAGTCCTCTTCAAAGCCCGGCGGTAAATCGTCCGCAAACGGATCGTCGTATGGACCGAAGTCCGGTTGCTTCGACGGAGCCGGCGAGGTGTTGTTTTTCACAGGTGGAGCGGCAGACGCAGATTTGGCGCTTTGATTGCCTTCTCCACGGTCGAGAAACCGTACGCCTTCCGCGACCACTTCGGCCACGCGCACGCGCTGGCCATCACGGTTCTCATATGTGCGAATCTGGAGGCGGCCGTCGACTGCGGCCATCCTGCCTTTTTGCAGGTATTGCGATACCAACTCGGCGAGCTTATTCCAGACGACGATGTTGATGAAATCCGTCTGGCGTTCGCCGTTCGAATTCGAACGCATCCGGTCCACGGCAAGCGTGAAGGATGCGACGGCGGTACCGTTGTTGGTGTAGCGCAATTCTGGATCGGCTGTGAGTCGGCCGATCAAGATCACGCGGTTGAGCATGTTTCATTCGCTCCTTCGTATGGTTTCAGCGTTCGCGTGGTTTCCCCGAGGTCAGAAGGTCAATGAGCTTACTCGCCTCTTGTTTCGTCAGTGAGTCGAGTTCGCCCTTTCCTGTTGCCTGGAGCACGAACGCGTTCAAGGCCTCCGTATCCATCCCTCGTTCCTGGGCTTTACGGAGGATGAGGTTCTTTTGGGCCTGGGAGATGTCCGGGCTACCGGTCGAACGGTCGGGCTGTGTCCGCTGCCGACGGTCAACCGATTCCGGCTGTCGAATGGTTAGATCCTCGAGATCCTCGATGTCCTGCGTAAACAACGCGCTTGACCGAGTAGCCGAGAGCACAGCGTCGATGAGGGCGCGCTTCTTGGCCATCTTTAAGAGCGTGTTGTCGAGGTCGTCGATTTCGTCGTTGGGAATGCGGTACTTGATGTACGAACCGTACTTGCCGTCGAATGTGGCTTGTTTGAGGGTTTCCTTGGGTAAGTCCGGGGGCAATTCGCGTTCGGTCACCCATCGCCAACGATATTTCTTCTCCCACGAGTTCGCGGAGCCAACGCCCACCATGATGATTTTCCCGTCGATTCGGCTGATGAGCGGTAAAGATACGCGATAGCTGATGTAAATGGGAGTTTTCGTATCGTCGCGCGTGAACTCGATATGTGCTTCTCCGGCGCTTAGCCCATACACGTCGCAGAGCTTTTCCGCGCCAGGCTTGAACAGAGTGGGTTTGCTGTCGCCGATGATGCCATAGTCTTCGCCGGGCACCATGTACTCTTTTACGAATTGCCGAAGCTCCTCCAAGCGCTGACGCAGTGCGCCGAAGTCCATGACCATGTTGACACCGGCGCCATACGCACGTGGAAGCTGGCGTTCGGGAAGCGCCATAGGAAGACCTCCTTATGTCGTGCACGAAGCGGGCTCCATCACGTATACGAACGGATGGGAGGTCGCTTTGGGCGATTGAGATTTAGAGAAGATACGACCTGACAGCTGTCATGACAGCTTGGAGATCGCTATCTGTTAGGGTTCCAAGAGGTTTGAGGAATCGTCCTTTGTGGACGGTGAGGAATTTAGAGGCGCGTACGGTCGAGGGTTTGAGCAGTCCAGCTACTGACCATTCTGTGATTTGGACATCGTAACGAAGTCGAGGCGGCGATGAGGTGACGAAGACGACAGTCACATCATCATCCACACGGTCCGTCCCGATGACCACCACAGGGCGAATTTTTTCGCCGCTCAGATCACTGAACTGAACCTTCATCAGATAAATTTGCCCTCGACGCACGTTCATCAGATTCCAGTAGGTGTCCGAAGGTTTCATCGTAAATGGCATCATCCTCGTTCAGGAGAAAGCGAAATTCATCGCCGAGAATGACAGCTTGTTGGTGGATGTCCTTCTTTTCCACGATGAACACCTCCGTGTTTCCATTGTAACACGAGGTGTATCGGGAACGTTGACTGAGCGATTTCAACGATTCACGCTCCTGTCGGCTGTTCACATGTTGACTCGTGCGCGTTCGTGAGCAGCCGCATCAACCGCTCGGTCTGCTCGCGCTTGAAGCGCTCATGCCCCTGGTATTCTTCCCAAATCCAATCGAGCATTGCTTTGCGCTGACGTCGCCATGCCAGTGGGTCCACGCCTTTTGGCATGCGCCACGGCTTGCGCGTCGTGAAGCCAAGCTCGGCGAGTTGGGCGGCGGTGAGCCGTTCTGCGGGGTGTAGGTTGCGCTTCCGTGTCCCCTGCGGGTACAGTTCGGCTTTCGCTGCCTCGAACGAGATTCCGCGCAGCCATGCGTGAAAGGCGACCGCGCCGCCTTTTTCCCCGCATTTGTGGCAGTAGAACGTGTCCTTGACACTCGACACGTACAGATGGAAGTTGCGGCCCTGGTCCCCGCATACGGGGCAGTGAGCCTTCCATTGGCCAGGTCGGGACGTCGGGTACAACACGAGGCCGTTGCGTGCAGCTACTTCTTCGATGCTGACCATGACGCCCACCTCCCTATTGATTTTCGCTTGGCGAATGTGCACGTGGTTCGCGCGCCTCTATGGGGTTCCATCGCCTCCTTTCGTGTTCCGTGCACATGCAAAAAGCCACGGAAACACGAATAAAAGCTCGCCTGCCCATGCCTTCGCATGGCACAAACCAGCTTGTCACGTGTCTCCGTGGCTTTGCACGGTGCGCACGGTGTGCGCATATCAAATTACAGGCTCGACGGCATGCAAATCCCGTCGACCGTAGGCGCTACTCCACGACTTCTTCCCGATTTCTTCGCTAGGCTACTCCATCGGTACTCCGTCGCTTCTTCGCGATGCACATTCACCCACAGACCTACATGGTCCGGTTATCAAGCGTCCGCGTTCCTCATTGCGTTTGAACCCTCTCCACATATCATGCCCGCGGACGTTCAGCCATGATATATGTGAGGACGCTCCGCACCTAACCCGTTGTGCGTCGGGGTCTGGTCCCTCTCCAGACGCTCATCTCATTAAGCATCGCAGCTTAATGGTTGCCTCTTCATGGTTGTACTGCACGGCGTTCGCTCTGCGCGGAGGGAAACGCTGGAGGCCACTTCGCTACTCCCTGGGGTTCTTCGCTTGTGCTACTCCCACCCAGTTCTTCGCTCGTTGCGTACGTTTCAGAAGAGGCTCTGATTTACGTACTCCTCCACCCACGTGCAGTCCTTACTCGTACTCTCCCGAGCAAGGACATCCGGATCGTTCCGGATTTTTTCAATGGGGAATTCCGCTATGCCATCATTATCTGAAGACAATGGGTATTTGTCAATACGGTGTATACATACCGAGAGGCACCCGTCCTGGTACAGGTGCCTCTCAGGTCTACGCGAGCAGACAATTCATCCAACACTTTGCGGTTGGTGATCGACCATCATCCCATAATAGCCATTTTTGTTCTGGCCCAAGATTCGAACAGTAATTCGATCTCCAGGTTTCGGAATTTGTCGAAGAATCACGGGGTCTACACTCACGAGGAATCCTGGATAGACCTCAGCCCTGATTAACCCATTCCGAATGAAGGCAACCGTTGCACGGAGAATCGTGCCGCGGTCAAATCGTAGTGACGATGGGACATTCGGATTCTCCATCAGGTGGCATCGACTGACGACGATTCGATCCTCGACTTTCGATGGCTGGATTTGAACCGGGAACTCCTCTCCAATCGTCCCCTGATCTCGCTTGGAGTCATCCCAGTCGTACCACGCTTTAGGCATGAGGGCTGTATAACCGCCAACATTCAACACATATGCGCCCCTTCGAATTCCAACGATCACGCCAATTGCTCGATTTCCGGGTTTGCTAACTCGTTCCGCATTCAATTCTCTCAGGCGCTCTAAACCCTTCTTGCGATTTAGAAGAATGGTCGAATCCCCTTCGTCCTGTAGGTCAAAGTCTTCTACGATTCCACAAATCCAACGATCTGTAAGGGACATAGGATCTTCGCCATCTTCCAACGCCGAATATTCTGGGTCAACGGGGAGCATGACTTTGGCTGGGCCAATGTCTCCAACGAGAATGTCTCGTGTCGTACCATCTACAAGTTTCTGCTGCATACCTAAGAGATGCACATGGATAACTGTTTTTGCGCGTTTCCATCCTCGCGCGGCCATCTTCAATTCATCAACGCTCAATTGAATGGGATCTGTGCTTCGCGAACCCTCTGCAAACGTGTTTACGTATACAGCACGCAAATTTTCCATAGTATTCACCTCGTTCACTTGGTCAAATTGATTATTTATTAATTTCTAAATTGAGGAGATACTTCGATAACATGCCTTGTTGTGCTTGTGATCCACAACGCCTGATTGGGTGCGAGGCGGAGTGTATCTCTATCCTCTGAGGTTCGCATCTTCACATGAAAGCGAGTGTTTCGATTGACCAATTCACTCAGGCATGGCGATTCCGCGGTGTTCAGCTGTTCTGTGGACTGAACTGCGGCGATCAAAGATATTCCATGCTCTGCTCCGCACTCAAATAACTTCGCTACTGCGTGTGGCGCATAGGCAGCGTAACGGTGAAGTTCATCAACATACAGAATGGTTGGCTTCATCGTGATTTTGCTCATGTTGCAAGCTAGATAATGCACAAACGCTGCGCCGATGAATGTGTCGATCTCTTGATATCCTGTATACAACGAGACAATTTTGGTGTTTTGCCTTGAGCAATATAGGAATGGTTTCAATAACCCGTATTCGGCCAGTACCCGGTCGCATGTGGACTGTGAATCATCCGGGCTCACCATTAGAAGGTTTCGTAAAGCACTGAAAAACGCTTTTTCATATGGAGAGCTTACATGCAAGGCCCTAGAGTAAATTTTGATCCAATCCACTTGCAATCTACTTGTGCAATCTTCGATGTCACACATACTACCTTCCGGTGAGATGACAATCATTCTGCAGTCTTGTTGTCCGTCAACCATCGCTTGAATGTCTTGATGCAGCATAGTCTTCAGGCAATATGTCTTTCCAGTTCCCGGGCCACCTTCAACGAGGACATTCCCGGTTCTTTCCCTTCCCGGTATCCAAACTGGCGCATAAGGAACTGCATGACGCTCTAACTTGATGTCCGTTAACATGTGTGTGACCACCTTTCAAATTTTGTTTTCTTATCATGACCATACACCAATGCTGTCGGAGGTTTGCGCCAACTTTACGCCATCATCGATTCTTCCGTTCAAACCCGCACCGCGGACACCGCCATTTGCGCTCATCCGGCGTCAAGGTCAGTTCTGCTTCGCACTGTGGGCAACGTTTCGGCGGTCGCTGAGGCCGTAAGTCGATACGGACAATGGCTGGCTCTTCTATGGGTCTCTCGGCCTCTTGCGCTGTCGACTCATTCGGCGACGCATATGGGCTTGTTTCCCCCTGTTGGGGCGATGTCTCCGTGTGAGTTTCGACTGGCTCGACATCTACGGTATCGGCGCGCGACGCATCGGACATATGGAAAGCCGCCTCTTGGATCGCGCGCGCGAAGGCTTGAACATTGATTTTCGCGTTCCGATCTGCCGTGGGTCGTACCTTCGACGGCGATGCAGGACTTGGGACATAGGTTTCGTCACGAGGTTCCGGCATAGACCGCCTTTCTGATACCCCATGTTCGACGACTTTTACCGCTACGTTGATAGGCGTCGGCTGTCGTTGCGATCTGTTCTGCGAACGGCGCACGTCGAAGAATCCGCGTTGCTTTTTCACCCATTCATCTGCGTACGACGTGATGCCGACACAGGGCGCCTGCACCTGATTGTCCACGGTCATGGCGAAAATCGCCTCGTCCTTGGAAAGCCCGTAGGAGATGTCCTCCAAGCGATACCGCGGGTCGATGGTCTCCTGGGTGCTCACGCGCCGGTCCAAGTTGCGGGTGTCAAAGAACCAGCTGAGCTTGTTTTCTGAATAGGTTTCGCGAATGTTCTTCACGGATCCCAGCGCGTGCTCCAAGAAGCGCGCATCATCCGGAGACGGGGCCGGGAAGTAGATTTTGTTGCGACAGCTCCCCTCCACGACGTCCATGAACTTCTTGCTGACATCAAGGAGCTGCGCTCGCGCTTGAATGGCGAGCATCATACCGACGCGGTACTTGCGCGCTTGGGAGAACATCTCGGTGAACGACTCGGTGCCGTAGACGGCGAATTCGTCGACGTAGAGATACACGGGTCGGCGCGTATCTTCCGTGCCTTCGCGTTCGAGCGCGTACATCTTGAGGGTGACCAGGAACAGCTTGCCGAAGAGTTTGCCGGCCGGACGGTTCCCCGTCACGACCACGACCAAACGCCCAGGTTGTTCTTTGCCTGCCGCGAGAAAGCCCTGAAAGTCAAACGGCGGGAGCTCGTCTGTCTTGAATACCTGTCGCAGGCGAGGGTTCGTCGCCAACTCATTGACGACGATCTTGAGGCCT
This region of Alicyclobacillus acidocaldarius subsp. acidocaldarius DSM 446 genomic DNA includes:
- the dnaN gene encoding DNA polymerase III subunit beta, yielding MKATFRHGDLEKILRQLLRVVPNSTNKAVLKHVLIEAKREEDRVDFYASSEDMSLRRTLCVEATDSSVEIARSGSCLLPAKELYEVIKRANGPITVETTTDRTVITFGKTKFELVGLQPRLFQPYGDADDEVTTATVLAPHLYRLIRRTSYAAGKSQTRPILTGVQLTLADGHLSAVATDALRLAQYTVSCEDVNGEDRQLVIPAVLLDTLATALPASDDDEEVTFTLGTSSCTVSWGDDAFHMALRGLEGTYPDTARLIPERTAHRVVVERQALLTACERVAILSEADHQRAEFRFTMSGLTVSATSTQYGHAEETLETIQGTKDDVELLCNVHYWIAALKALDGIAQVEIGLNGPLQPCLLRPVGEEGVGLIATVARSSAPTETKRQAS
- a CDS encoding AAA family ATPase; translation: MKILSIQLENFRSFTEASFQFHDITVISGHNGAGKSTLAEAVVWCLFGTDIAGRQKQDEKLMRLGEKRMAVTVTWLIHGKSVVISRTRASRQGSTLLVNGKRAQPGQIEGWFGTVQEFLSVFVPGYFSSLEPKEAKTVLSRCVPDIPKEDVLARMTSVHASMLARDQFVMGLDSIEFAMQKVRDEIKECEAERLRLEGQCQAYQAVLRRGEPQPYVPSVTDEERARYEAAKRELMELEASQGNRKERLRDLYARRDSLGRAFRALRDSLPQADTHCHTCGQPLPEDQAARILQEIAQKRKASLAKMKELYDEGNQVQAEIAKLEAMPDYDAPHPELVEFVQTMEARLKDEHYREVAYAAQLRAYEQAKGHFTQAQEDLQATAEHLEGLKQRLQALQEFRFEYLRAQHEQLNGLFRHVAIHLMDVNKETGEVREAFRIEWKGRPYRLLSYSEKIRCDIEIGRALAQAKGEAMPVYVDNAESVQRLMDETFSGQVIAAYVADGPLTVSKMPEAQGA
- a CDS encoding DUF4258 domain-containing protein; the encoded protein is MKSLYVFDPHAVKRIIQRRLPVEAVVQIATFGVTVQESKKRCMKRGDVYGKPVHVVVAKPNTILTVYVADEWQSTITVQRSRRPALAH
- a CDS encoding JAB domain-containing protein — protein: MSSITVVRVELVKERSLEYEGSRLIRCAEDAANILRGYIGNADREMFVVMVLSAKHIVNAINTVSLGILDSSIVHPREVFKPAILSNAASVIVGHNHPSGDPEPSPEDVAVTRRLVDAGKILGIDVLDHIVIGDEGRFVSLKARELL
- a CDS encoding ArdC-like ssDNA-binding domain-containing protein, with the translated sequence MNEKVKAAMERLEHGLETLLSTEEWRKFLQFQAAFHHYSFSNTLLIMCQKPDATYVAGYNTWRELGRYVKKGEHGIEIFAPLLKKKSNKADIPREESEETSQEEENKRIIYGYRIVYVFDVSQTDGKPLPTVESPQIISGDSDLYEKLLQVCPYPVSEVVSLGSARGEFDLETNQIKIVQTLPEAHKAKTLIHEWAHGLLHTNGPLNPAHKPLIELEAESTAFVVSHALGLDTTDYSFAYIAGWSGKEAVNALKACGTRIQQAANSILLALEDQAQDFKTAM
- a CDS encoding single-stranded DNA-binding protein → MLNRVILIGRLTADPELRYTNNGTAVASFTLAVDRMRSNSNGERQTDFINIVVWNKLAELVSQYLQKGRMAAVDGRLQIRTYENRDGQRVRVAEVVAEGVRFLDRGEGNQSAKSASAAPPVKNNTSPAPSKQPDFGPYDDPFADDLPPGFEEDLPF
- a CDS encoding LysM peptidoglycan-binding domain-containing protein, which translates into the protein MRKLNQYAGWLAIATCLISLLMLRFVPPVFTGWTNVIVAPGQTLWSLAEKCPANPWDVVNAIAAQNHISPDEPLQPGEVLQVPTKTSPFWTRLVFSFEGGNHA
- a CDS encoding type II toxin-antitoxin system PemK/MazF family toxin, with amino-acid sequence MKVQFSDLSGEKIRPVVVIGTDRVDDDVTVVFVTSSPPRLRYDVQITEWSVAGLLKPSTVRASKFLTVHKGRFLKPLGTLTDSDLQAVMTAVRSYLL
- a CDS encoding CHC2 zinc finger domain-containing protein, giving the protein MVSIEEVAARNGLVLYPTSRPGQWKAHCPVCGDQGRNFHLYVSSVKDTFYCHKCGEKGGAVAFHAWLRGISFEAAKAELYPQGTRKRNLHPAERLTAAQLAELGFTTRKPWRMPKGVDPLAWRRQRKAMLDWIWEEYQGHERFKREQTERLMRLLTNAHESTCEQPTGA
- a CDS encoding TraM recognition domain-containing protein, with protein sequence MAQLGTLAVIAMAGFGVVKLHGLIAAWQNRMLHPSTPKAATTATNSHAIINPLTSGTGPKLPLSALNATNPLVHENAWVIALALVAGVLGLLAFFVYRGLSPTAKAQFLQRMQATDFDRSTHRRDDDPNKFSLVGVEVGIRKDNGRPIRIEGKDRFINTLVLGSTGTGKTSRIMLKAVYQDLRSMANGTPMDVIAMDPDGGFAQAAVNMANQLGVETIIMDLRGTMPSTVSFSPFGGEIADIIDNVRAALQEKMGKQDGFFQNAQDDLVRTVIQVQVPLWPEADFLQFADLVTDPLHFRAICSMVQDCAAQEAGTAKKKRKSEMDEAMSMWEHERPEVEARFHRLTPHEKSMVLSAARSFLMDTATEQKLEKLETITKGLKIVVNELATNPRLRQVFKTDELPPFDFQGFLAAGKEQPGRLVVVVTGNRPAGKLFGKLFLVTLKMYALEREGTEDTRRPVYLYVDEFAVYGTESFTEMFSQARKYRVGMMLAIQARAQLLDVSKKFMDVVEGSCRNKIYFPAPSPDDARFLEHALGSVKNIRETYSENKLSWFFDTRNLDRRVSTQETIDPRYRLEDISYGLSKDEAIFAMTVDNQVQAPCVGITSYADEWVKKQRGFFDVRRSQNRSQRQPTPINVAVKVVEHGVSERRSMPEPRDETYVPSPASPSKVRPTADRNAKINVQAFARAIQEAAFHMSDASRADTVDVEPVETHTETSPQQGETSPYASPNESTAQEAERPIEEPAIVRIDLRPQRPPKRCPQCEAELTLTPDERKWRCPRCGFERKNR